Within Saccharomyces paradoxus chromosome X, complete sequence, the genomic segment AACGAAAATTTCCAGTGCCATGGTGATGTTAAGCTTTGGAAGGAAGTATTGGTAAATCCTTTTGTAATAATCTCTTTCGAAATGTGAAAAATCAGTGGATTTTTCTCTtgtgccttttttttttcgttgcGCTAACTTTAATGTGTGAAGTTATGAATCGTTATATAATTCTAGGCAAAAATAAACGAGCAAAAGAAGGGTAGCTATAGTTCATTAACTAAAAACTAGcaaattttaaaaacttttgTTTTGAAGCAAAACTCAGCTCTTGAACCATTGATTCATGATTTCTTTCCTGTGTTTTTAATTAAAATGGTTTTGAATGACCAAAATGTAAATAAACTGGAGATGCGCCCTTCtatatgcaaaaaaaatctaaaacttttttcaagactATACCACATCACTacgaaaaaataagaaaaaaaaatacaatagAGTTTATATAGTAATGTTCATAATACCTGTTACAAAGTACACTCTATTGTTATAAAACATTTACGTAATATGTTGAACCAATGATATGACTCAAAAGGAAAGCAAATCGACTTCTTTCGAAGATTTATCGTTATTGGTGGTATTTGGTTCTTGTTGGACAGCTCCACCATGCATTTCACCGAattcgtcatcatcatcttgaTCCGTACTTAGTGCGGTTGTGCTATTAGATACGGGATTAGAGGCGGGGACGTTCGCTTGCGATGCTTTGGGAGTACTAGGTGCTTCAGAAGATGCCTTTGCAGTTGAAAACAATGAGCTGAAAGGATCTACTTTTTTAGGTTCGGCGATGGCTGGGGTAATTTTACTTTGATTGGTAGTCGAGCTGTTGTAAAAAGACATCGAACTAGCGGTAGCAGGTACAGCCCCAATTGGATTCGTATTTAGTAAGTCAAACGAATTGGCAGGGTTAGTAACAGGGACAGCGCTTTgaaattctgaaaattcgtcatcatcattctcttcttcatttgcattcttgtcattttcttgtATGAGTTCTTTCGATGGCTGTGAAGAGTCATTAGAGAAAAAGTCAACAAAGTCTTCTGGTTCCTGTTTCACTTGCTCAGGAGCAGATGTGGCTCTCGAGCCATTATCGTTATATCCATTTCCTCTAAAAGAACCATCTTCGTTGTCTTCATTGTCACTATCGAAATCAGCACTCACGCTAATACCGTGCACTTTCGTTGAAGTGAAACCCGCCTTGGAATTCAAACTGCCGTCAGCAGAGGCAGATCCTCCAGCAACGCCCTTGTACTTCCTGGCTGTTTCTCTTgccctttttctttctgcaCGTATCTTATTATCGTCGCTCAATAATTCAATCAAAGCTTTAACCCTAGTTCTGACATTAATACCTTGATCTCTTCCTTGAGAATCGATATAGTGAAAAGTTTCTAAAATCCTGATTAGGTTGATACTATTCCTTGTATCATCAATAAATCTTTCTGAACCGTGTTTAATAAGGTAATCGAGCAATTGTAAGGCTTTATAAATTTGTCTCCATTCGCTACCTGCCTTTTCGGTGAACCTTCTGAATATCATGGacaaaatttcttctctttctctgAAATTGTAAGTGCCCTGAGAAATCTGGTCCATCAAAGTGGATGATGCACCCCAAGGCTCGTTGTTGGTCGCTTCACGAACCTTCCCCTCCATCTCAGTATAGTTGAATACAACATTTTGAGCTTTACggaaatatttcttggCATCATACAGTGACATATTGGCTAATGTATCCTCTAAACTCATTCTTTCCGTTTCTACTAAATAACAAGATGGCTTTCGATTGACTTACCTACGCCTTCCTGAATTGATAgttttttgcctttttctcatataaatatatctaCGAATTTCTTCATGATTCTTCTGGTCCCCTTTCACTTTTCCTTACCGCCCCGCACAACGTAGTGGGTGACAAGTATAAGGAATTGAAACTTGCCTCATAGGAAAGGTACAAAATAACCTCGCATGGTATTCAATGTCACTCtacatataaatatataagtGTATATACTAAGGTGAGGTATTTGGATGCTTATTGGAGTAAATACCGAACGTTGCTAAACTGGCTTAGCAAAACGGTTAGCCACTGAATGACCTCGTTTCTATCAATATCAGCTAATCCTTCATGAAGTCCAGGCAAAACTTCCCCGACAGATCCCTGAAGCTTACTAGGTGCTAAAAGGGAGTACTTCATCCATCCCCTGTCTTTCAGTCCTCTGTGTGTAATAAATAGTTGGTCGATCTGCTTTGATTTGCTGTTGGATCTTTGCAGTTTGATATAGctcttgatttttttgtaaaaagcCCAAACGGGTAAAGCTTCTCTACACTCTTTATAGAGAATATCATTTTGTTGATCAAATTGAATGCTATCCTCCCAAGTGGCAACTTTTAATAAGTCTAGAACCCTTTTTGCTAGGCGGTTCACTTCATAATCCTGAGGAAATGCCGATGATAGCTCTGAGTACCATGCGACGTACCAgttatatattttcttcaggtAGACATGTGTATTAAATCTTGCTAGCTCGTTTTCACTCAGCATCAGCGTTGTCAAACCAACAAACATGGCCATGGTGTTGTGCAACTTGTAGTCAGAACTGGTAAACTTTTCTAGCCAAGCTGGGCTATCAAATACAGAGTTACTATGATAGATTGCGCCTGTAGTATCATTGGCAttaaattgaaaatgtgCCGCGGGTACTCCAAGATGGTATTGAAATGAAGTGTAACTAGACAACCCATCAAGTAGAGAAATGGTGGCATTAGAAGTGTACTTCCAATGGTGGTATAACGACCAGTCTTCATGCCCATTAAATTCTGTGAGCTTAGCGGCTTCGTATATGACGTCTTGCAGAAGTGGGTTGGCTTTACAATGAAAGTTTGTTCCAGAGATTGCATTATCTAAATTTAGATACACTAAGGCCCTTCTCCTGAGAATCGCGGTATGAGCTTCTGCATAATCCGTGGATCCTAAAAGGCCAGATCTTTCACCATCCCAACTTATTAGTTTAATAGGGCGTAGTGGTTTCCAACCATGCTTCAATAATTTACTCATACCTCGTGCAATTTCTAAAAGAATAGCACTGCCGCTATTCGCATCACCGGCGCTACTCGAAGCTAGCGAATCCCTATGGGCTCCGATAATAATCTCTCCCTCAGTGAATATACCAGGGATACTAACTTCTATACTActcatttctttgatgttGTAAGTTAGCTCATTATGCAAATGGACTTTATCGATAGGACTTGAAGGTCCAGTAAATGATCCGAAATCTTTTATATTACTACCGGGCCCGATTTGAAAACCCCTGCcgttcaatttttctaaaattgGTTGGACATCTCTGGCACTCATCGGCACGGATGGTATTCTTGGTACCCTTCCTACCGGTGACATATGTTCAGTGTCAGAATCCTTGGAAGGGTACCCTGGGGTAGTCGGATCTCCCGGGGTCTCGCTGAAATAATTAACAGAATCCCTCATGATATAACTTGGGTTTCTTGCTGGTCCATAAGGATAATGTAAaaacccatttttttcagtaacCTTACCATCGTCGAATGGGTctgtatatataataacGCTGGAAGCGCCATAAAGTTCCGCATTTTTGACCTTTAACCCAGATACTATTTTACCCGATCGTACGATGTGGATTTTgtcttcaatatcaatgtttttctttaaaaggAGCTTATAATCACCGATGCTACCATAATTGCAAAACACGTATCGTGCAGTTACAttcccattttttgaatattgaTGGAAACCcttttgccttttcttAGCGTGAGAAACGGGATCGCCTTTAATTTTATCCTCGATCATACTTGCTTGATAGACCACTTTAccattttccaaaagagCTACCTTAGTGTCTACTGGGTCGCCTATCCATGgataatatttttcaactttggGTTTGTACCCCATATCCAGAAACTCGTCCAAGGTGTATTTAAACGTCGAAGAATCACTCAAAGCATTACTCATGTGTCCGGCGTACTTGTATACGTGTTCTTTCGCTCTATTTTCCTGTTGCAACGAGTTCAAGTATATCCTATAAACCTCCGCATTCGTCAATCTGGAAGAGTGAAACCGCCGAAAGTCTCTTGATAATGATGTCCTAGGAGCAAACGCGGCAACAAATCCCATGTACAGAAGTAGACTCGCTAGTATCAAGTATATAAACTTTTCCTTGTCCATATGTTCTTTCATTATCTCATAACCACTAACAATACTAGATATTGTATTACTCCTACCTCTATGCCTAGATGTTAATGTGAAAGAATCATTCATGCTTTCTTCATTGCCATCACGAGTGGTCTCACCACTATATTGTTGTAATCCAGTGGCTTCGGCCTCATTGTCATCAGGATCTGCCATTTTAACACCAGTCCTCTCCTTTTGTTGGCCTTCCTCTCTCATATGTCTCTCTCATTCTTGATTGTCTACGCTGAAATTGTTTTAATAATAAGTAGCGGCCCCTTGCCTTGTTAAATCTTTTTTACCCGGGCCAGCAAACTCAAGTAAACTCCGAATGGAACAATAGCTTTTCGAACCAACATGGTATATTATGATAGTTATAATAGTGCTAAgctcttatttttttaataactATAGTGCAGAGATAGACACTGTgatatatttgtataaatCAGGTTTATATTCtagtatttcttttcttcgtAACGCTATAGATCGCTCTTGATTGCAAAGCATGAGCGAACGATAATATAATAGGCCAGATTGGCGCATCACCCAATATTTGAACACCCAAATACAAACATTTAGAGGACAGACTTGCCGCTACAATCAATTGAATTGTTTCGTTTATATCGGTATTCGGGTCCATGGCCCTTTGTGCTTGTTCTTCATTTAGTGCTGACAAATCTAGGGCATCCTTGTCTTGCCATCTTAAAAAATCGGTATACGACTTCAATACATCACACTCCTTCGGTATCAAGTTCATTTGTAATCTTCTCAAAATCCTTTCTGCTTTTAGCCATAAGATCCGATCCGAAAAATCCAATAATACTGAGTTAGGGTTGTTTGCATTATATCCGCGTGCCCAATCCTCTACACATTTCATATATTCCGAAATGACTAATATGGCAGTGAACATGCATGTGGTTGCGAATACTGGAGtgttgaaaattttgcGCTTGCCTTGTTTAATGTACGTGAAAAATGAAGTCCATGCATCCACCAAATTCAAGGCATATTCGGTAGCTTCTCTCAATGAATCCATGTCATAGCAAACTTCCTCCAAAGCCTTATTCATATTGGACCAATCTTTTAACCAGATTTTCTCAATAACGTGCGCCAGATCTAAACACCGCCTCATTTTGGCAAACAAATATACCGGAATTATTAACCTCATTGCTGGATTGGCGTTTATTGTTGACATACTGTTTTCAGTGGGTGTTAAGATGccaccatttttcaaataaagatTTTCCCAGTATTTCAACATTGTATCGATCCGTTGTCTAGAAGTGATCTTCCACTCAATATCGTCTAACTCAATGTTATTGCTGTTATAGCTGTTATTACTGATTCTTGcattatttctttcaataaatattttttcatggATAGATATCAGCAATGATAGACATGTACTTAACGAAACCTTAGCATTCCCGTAAAAGAAACTATCGCCTGTAGAAAGAAACCTCAAGCAATTTTCGTAAGTTTCATTACCATTAGACAATtcaatcaatgaaaatttCGAATCTAACGTTATTTTGTACTGAGATAATAGGTCAGACCATTCAATGGCATTTCGGCACTGATATAAATCTTCTTTATAGCATGGAACACCACATTTCAAATCCATTGAATGGAAACAGCAATCATCACCTACcagagaagaaaatagatTAGATATAAGTAATACAGCATGGCAAGTTCTGATGCGTGACTGTGCCAATACAAAATATTGGTAGTTTTTGTTCATTTGATCCGGTGCGTTGTATtgctcttttatttttgaaaacatatGAGGACTGTTCTCGTATTCCATCATATGATCACTCTTAATAGGCGGTTGACATATAGACTCTAAAGGTAAATTCAAACGAGAAGACTTCAAGAGGCGAATAATTGTTGTCAGTTGACCATGCATCCCCTTAATTACTgttgtatttttattaaagaTGCCGTAGAATGTTAACAACACTAATGTCTGTATAACCCATAACTCTGTTGTCTCCGGGTTTTTCTCACTAGCTTTCAAGCTTCTTTTAATCTGGGTGCTTGCAACATTGGCCAACACTTTTGCATGCGTTGAATGGAACCCATATAATGCCCCGACCATGGAAATAGATAATAACAAGGGATAACTGTCCATATTAGGTATGATAGAAGGAAGGTGAacgaatgaaaaaaagggatGGAATTCTTCCCTGTAGTAAGTCACATAACCGTTTAATTGACTGGTTGTGGGGAAAGCTTCCGAATCGATATTATTGTCCACTAGCATCATACTTCTTAGTTCATCTGTAAAAAGTACCCCTGGAACTGAAGGAACAGAAAATGGCGATAACAAGTCCGAAGGAGTAAGTACAGGTGGCTGTTTCTGTGTTTCAGTAGAATCTGTTTCATTGGAAAAAGACAAAGTGAGAATATCGTCGTTCACATTAGAATTATCTGGTTCTGTCTCAGTTAATACCTTTGAGATGTCTAATTGCCTTGagctaaaaaaattggacaGATCGTAATCCATCATGACGCTATCACGACGCCTCTTATGAGAGCTGTGGGAAATAGGGTCAGAATAGGAAGGCTCCTTCAGTTGGTTTTGTGGTGTAACTGGTAGATCTGTGCTTCCACTCAAGCCTAGGTTTAAATGAGGTGATAATGAAACAGCTGACAGGTTTGGAGGTGACTTGGTTGGTATGGATGATCTTGATGAAGGCGGGGAATAAATAAACCCGATATCATTGAAATGATTGAAGTTGATCTTGAAGGTAGATTTTGGATCAGAGTTGTTAATGAATTCAGATAGCCACTTGTCATCTATGGCAGCTGGATCGACATTACTATCCTTATCATTGGTCTGCATTGATGATTCCAATAAATTATTGGTGCTCGAATTGAAATTGACCGTGGAAGAGGAGTCCGAAACGGTTGTCGGTGGGTTTTTTGGAGACAGGGATAAAAGCGGCTGCTCATTACTCATTTCTCTATAGGTTTGATTCGCCAAATTGCTGTAACTGTTAGAAGCCGTGGTAGAATTTGACACCATAGTATGCGAGAAGCTTGAAGGAAGGTTAAATTCAGAAGTTGTCGGTTTGTCATGGCTGAAGCAGCCCAAATCAAATGGCGACTGATGAGTAGACATGTACCCGCCGGCACCTGCATGCGCAGAGTTCATTGTTAGAAGATCTGTCAAAGAGGGACCGCTATTCAAGAGATATACCCCCGGTGTAGCAACTGTGCTTCCATTGTTGCTGTTCACTATGGTACTAGAGGTAGAACTTTGCTGTGGCTGTGGCTGTCCGGAGGGGCCATTATTGAATAGATTCAAGTTAAACTTGATAGCCTGTGGCGGTTCGTCCAGAGTCAATGGAGGTAAATCTAGTTCGGAGACACTTTCCATGAGTTGCTTGGCAGTCATCTGTGGGGTGGAAAAACCGACTTGATGCGGGGCGTCTTCAATTAGCTCGAAATTGGTAATGGAATGGTGAGGACTGTTGTTATTAGACATATAGGTCATCGCACTGGATGCAGAGAAAGACGCGTGTCTTTTCGTCTTATGCATGGAAGAGGGAGTATACGCTCTGTCGATAACGGCATCGCTTGATGCAGAGTGAGCCGGTACACCTTTTGCGttgaatttgaattctttGAATCCTAGGGAGCCTGCCTTACTAGGAGGAGTTTTTACttgtttattattaattATGGGGGCCGGGGCGGGGAGCTCTACATTATTTGATTTGGCCAGAGCGACCACGGCTTCTTTCAACTCTTCAGGTGTCTTACCAGTAAGGTTCTTTGGGGTAGGCAGAATAGTTTCTTTGTTTCCGGCTATTTTAATGATATGGAGGTCGGATGGATCGTCTGCAGCCACGGAATGGCGACGCTTAGGGGCAAAGGAAGAATTCGAATTTGATGCTGAAGTCATTCGCCCGGGATCGCCCGTACCTACAAGAGCAGCATGAAGTTTTTGCTGATGCCTGAGCACTAGATCTCTACGAGCAAAACACCTGCCGCAAAAGATACAAAGATACGGTTTCTCACGGGTATGCGAATGCTGATGTCTCTTCAAATGCTCCTGTCTGACAAAACCCCTAGTGCATGTAGGACACAAGAACGGTCTTGGCTTATCAGTCTTAATAATTCGAGATTTTTTAGGAATGGGCAGAATACCTTGACCAGCGGGTTTAGCGAAATTAGATTGATTACCGTTCACAAACATATTGGCTTCGGCACTTATAAATATCTTTATCCGCCCTATTTATTTGGATTTCGCCAGTGTCTTTTAGCTTCTTCGCCctaaagtttcttttttatgcAAGAGTCTTCGAGAAAAACTTGTGTTGAGAGAGCCAATGTTTAACGAAAAAACTCTATGGAAAACCAAGAAGTccttgtttctttgttttcgttTCTAATATATGCAGGGTCAAGcgggaaaaagaaagacaaaCGGAAAAGTGCCCAGCAACACGGAACAAAATTGTCCACGTTTATTCGAGCGGCCGCGGTTCGTATGCATAATGCACGCGCCCCTCGTCCACATGCGGACGGTTCGATCCGCAATAGGCCGTTTCCCGAAGGTTATTTCCCTTAATGGAAGTTGCTCGTCTGGTTACCTATTGTCGATGCCGCATACGCAGTCACCTATACGTCGCTCTACAGAGAATTAGCGCGATGCAACACCGTGCGGCGAGATCGCAATTTCCTCCTTGTACACCTCCCCCCTAAGGCGGTTCACCCCTGTCTGCGTATCTTATTCGTGTATAATGATATGAAATTGTTATTTCCGTTGGTTCAGTTACTGTTTCTTCCTCCATATGTTCTAACATGAATAGTTATGGCCAGCCGCAAATTGCGACAATTACACCTAACGCAGTCTGGAGGCTGCAGGAAACGTTATCTGCCGAGTTGTTTAGCTCCGTTTCccaagattttttcaactatCTAATGAGTCGGCTATTGGCGGCAGACCAGTTGTAGACGATGCCCTCCTATGGTGCATGCGATTAGCTTTGCGCCTTTATTCATGGTTTGTTACTTGTTGTAGGCTAGCATATATCTTAGATTGTGCCCTAACGTCCCAGTAATTGATAGGGTAACGGAAGTCTTTGTGAAGAAAATCTGTGTATAAGCGGCCCgattggaaaaaaaaaagtataaaagaaagcattGATACATTGAATTGTTTTCCgctttttctcttcattggttattttacttttgaaatttcctttcgaaaaaaaataactttGTCCTAAAGTACTAATCCACCGCATTAGACAGTACGAAGATCGAGCTATTTATTTGAACACTCGATCTTATTCGTGATAAGCGTAATGTGGAGAGATCAATTTCCGGTCATTTATAAGAACTCGAGTGGATTGCTAGTTGTTTTGATTAGCTGAATGAGACTCGAGTGTCAGAAGATGactatattttttttccttttagTTATATATTATGTTTGTAGTCGTACTTGTACTGGCATTCTATTGTTTCATGATCTTGTAGATTCGTATGGGTGCAATCAAAGGTTTGAATTGTAGGGCTTTCTTCATGCGGGCCTCGTTATTCTCGTCAAACTCGGTGCTGGTAATTATGATACATTTTAGGCCGAGTTTATTGCACTCTTGAGAAAACAGTTTGACAGTGGACTCGCTTCTGATTGTCGCAGATAGGAGGCACATTTTACACCGGTTTATGGCAAGACATTCGGCCAAGCACTTGCACAGATCAGGAAGGATGGTTGGGTCGTATGTAACATCCGCCCCAACCACTAAATCTATATCCTCAGGAATTCTGTCGCTACCCCACCATAGCTTTTGTAACTTGATGTCTGGCTTGTTCTCACGTAATCCATCGTTCAATTCAAAATTCCTTTTCAGCTGTGTCTCAACGAGATCTGAATCGCCATCCGTCACGTACATCTTATTCACGAACTCGCGATATCTCTGCAAAAGGACGAGACTCACTATGCCTGTCCCAGCGCCGATCTCTAGAAcgttcaatttcttcttgttcttctctTGTCCTTGTATTAGTGCCAACTCTTGCAACGGCTTATGAATGAGAAAATGTCCCATGTATAGGGCAGCCTCCCATGTTCTGAAACCTGTGGTACTGGCCGCACTGATCAAATTCGGCGTTTCCTCAATTTTGACCTTTACCTCCTCGTCAAACCTGTATCTTACGACGTCTTTCATCATCGGATTTGGCTTGCCTACGCTTAGTAGCTCTATGTACTTCTCATAGAGATAATCAGATATCTCGATCTCGTCTTCGCCATCATTGATAATTGTGAGTGCCTTAGCAAAGATACATTCATTGTCTAAGAGCGTTTTGATTATGGATTTGCAATAATATGCGTTCGTCTTTTGCACCCGTTccatttcaaaaacaaacCTTGATGCATGCAGGACTACGTTAGGTTCGCTTGTTTCCAACTCTTCTAACAGGTACTTTCTGGGACATCGTTGGTGCAATCTATCGTAGAAAAGATCCTCATTCATGTTATCTCTGACAAGGGGGGGTACTGGTAAGGccttttctatttttgctttttctttttacatACTTATACATCTTTCACCATTTTTGCGATGATGTGCTAACTGCTAATAATTATTTCGCTGTTTGTCGTGTCCGGACGATtaatattaatttttttctacaaatttttcagatacATATAAACACTTTGCCTTTCATTCCTCTAAagctttttcaatggcACGTTGGAAAACCTTGCATAAAACGTCGCTGTTTTCCAAACCGACGCTCACTCTgacaagatttttttcgaCACCATATCGAGCTACCTCGTCCAATTCCTGGTAATGGGCAATAATAGCATACGGGCAGGCCAAAGTAAAATTCGTACCGAGGGAGGGTCCTTTGCACAATTCTagattattgaaaaacttctTTGCCTCTTCGATATTAAAGAAagttaatgaaaataagcCTCCATACCCACCATCTTTTGTAGACATAACACTGTCATAATTCCGCTTGGTCTCCCCTGATGTTAAACTAGGGtaatatattttcttgaacaaTTTTCCTACCTGAGGCAATAACACCTTTGTTAGTAATATATCAGTGTTCGTATTCACCTTGATTGTGCGTTCCACGAAGTCTCTTGAATTCCTTTCCAAGCATAATGCATCTTCGCACCATAAGCAATCTTCATAGCCGTCTTCTGTCTTCATAAACTTCCTAGCAAACTCATAAATCTTGCCCCTAGGATTCAGCACTAAGGAACCTGCAATAACGTTGGAGTCACCGCTGAAAATTTTCGTCAAAGAACTACAAACAATATCAGCATACGGTAATACGTCTATATTCACAAAGCCACCAACAGTTTCATCGACCACAATGTAAAATGAATATAGATCCGATAGCCTTTTCAGTTCTTGTAAATCTCCCATTTTCAATAGTGGGTTCGATGGAGCTTCTATGAAGACCGCCAGTATTTGTTCACCAGAATGTAGAATGTTCTTTAAAGCGTCCATTGACGTTGAGTCTCCCTGTCCCAAGAAATGCGTGTGATTGAATTTCCGAAGAATACTCAAGGTATCTGTATATGGGAATCCAAACATGACAGTCTTCTTGAACGGGGGTCCATATCCAATCAACTTATCCTGCCTAGTAGAAGACCTAGACAAACGGTTGGCATCGAAGTTTAAAAGTAGCCTATGGGCAGTAAAAATGGAAGCCATCCCACTtggaaataaataaacatcTGTATCAGGGTTGACATGAAACTTCAAGTCATCTGTAGCcatgttttcaaaagtacTGTTGGCACTACTCTCTCCCATAGAGTTGATTGTTTCGGCAGGGACGTCTGAATTCAACTGGTCACCATTCAGAGATTCCCCATTACCAATATTGAAGGGACCGTTGTTCTCGTTATAATGTTCAAAAGAGAATAAGTCCGATAAGCTTTCGGAGTcaagtttttcaacaactttTGTAGCAATCCTCTTTCGTATTAAATATTTAGCTTTATCAGCAGCAAGAAAGTTtaaatttcttccaaatctCGTTTCCACATATTCTTCGTTCACTCTACTTTCATCTTCGGCCATAAATTTTCTGCCATCAGCGACTGTTTCCATCTTCTTAAGATTATCCTTGACTTGTAATTCATGGAGAATATACTCTGCCATTCTACTAGATACGATTTCTCCAGAATGTT encodes:
- the STR2 gene encoding cystathionine gamma-synthase (Cystathionine gamma-synthase, converts cysteine into cystathionine~similar to YJR130C), producing MISRTIGESIPPNTKHAVSVCLPTWEATVGYEEGESDIINSLTTGYPRFFVHKSIKKLCEVLCAKYSMEDETCLCFPSYRVANRCREFIKVKTGLSTKVRILQLCTPKPVNQEEKLWKRECKITVVFVDREIFPVMKQYWQHSGEIVSSRMAEYILHELQVKDNLKKMETVADGRKFMAEDESRVNEEYVETRFGRNLNFLAADKAKYLIRKRIATKVVEKLDSESLSDLFSFEHYNENNGPFNIGNGESLNGDQLNSDVPAETINSMGESSANSTFENMATDDLKFHVNPDTDVYLFPSGMASIFTAHRLLLNFDANRLSRSSTRQDKLIGYGPPFKKTVMFGFPYTDTLSILRKFNHTHFLGQGDSTSMDALKNILHSGEQILAVFIEAPSNPLLKMGDLQELKRLSDLYSFYIVVDETVGGFVNIDVLPYADIVCSSLTKIFSGDSNVIAGSLVLNPRGKIYEFARKFMKTEDGYEDCLWCEDALCLERNSRDFVERTIKVNTNTDILLTKVLLPQVGKLFKKIYYPSLTSGETKRNYDSVMSTKDGGYGGLFSLTFFNIEEAKKFFNNLELCKGPSLGTNFTLACPYAIIAHYQELDEVARYGVEKNLVRVSVGLENSDVLCKVFQRAIEKALEE